The following DNA comes from Athene noctua chromosome 1, bAthNoc1.hap1.1, whole genome shotgun sequence.
GATGGAGACCGCAGGCATCACCTGCCAGGCGGCAGGGCAGGACCgaggggggagtggggtgggcggggggtggcgggggcagTTGCACGACCGGGACAGAGatggggggctcccccccccccaaaaaaaaaaattcgatGGCTGGAGTTCGCTGACCCCCGCCGCGTCCCGTCTCCTCGTCGTGGcgagcggcggggagcgcggtGCTGTCGGCACCCCACAGGGACCAGCTGTCCGTGGGACTCGCGCATGCCGTGGGGCCTGGGCACAAGGGAGTTCCCACGGCTGGTCACGGGGTAGGTCCGTGCTGGTCGAGCACCGCAGGCTGGAGGCACCCGCGTGAACATCTATCTCCGATACTGACGCGTGGCGTGGCCCCCCGCGTCGCGTCCACGCATGAACTTTTGGCAGCGGACCTGGGGGCGGGCTGGCGAGGAAGCCGCCCCCGACAGAGCCCCGAcggccccgggagcggggcgggagaGCTGGCCTGGCCGAGGGGAGCAGGGCGGCTCTCCCAGGACGGTCCCCGCGATGCTCTGGCGGCTGCCTGCTGCGGACTTGCCCTCTTGTTTTGTTTCAACTCACTGGTCTACACCTAATCGGGAGGAGAGAGACGAGAAAATGAGCATCAAACTCTAAAATTCCTGGGTGCCCAGTTGCTTCCACACGGGAAACAAAAGGCAGAGGTTCACTTCAGATGCACTGACTTCCCTCCCCGCGACACCCGCAGAACAGGCAGTATTGTTCTTCCCTTCGCCTGCACCTcgaagaaagggggaaaaaaattattcttaggAAGAGTCTCCACTCTTTCATGGACAAagttttgttccccccccctcctcctccttctccttctcctcctcctcctcctcctccctccctccctccctccctcacttcCCACCCCCGACAGAAGGAGCTCTTGATACGCCGCTAAACTAACGAAACGAGGTAACTCCTGCTGCGCCCCTTGTCTCAGGGCACTGGATATCCTGTTTATGCTGCTTCTGTGTATATGTTTATGTGCAGGAGCCCATCCCCCCGCTACTCTACACCCCCACTCAGAGGAATATTTCCAGGCAAGGAGCCTTTCCAGCGCTCACGTTAAATTCGATGATTTATAAACAACTCGCAGAAGAAAGCTGTTTCTTGTTAGTAGTAATAAATTCCCTGGTCCGCCCTATTGTATTATTTCGATGAAGATAGCGGGAGCCTGCGACGCGCACCTACCCCCGTGAGCAGTTTATTTTCGAGACAAAGCTATGGCTTCCAGCTCAAAAACGGGCAGTGAACTCTTTTCGCAGCGGCCAGCACGGGCGCAAACTCATTCCTAGGAAGTCCGGATCCACTTCCAGGGTCTCTTTCCTTCCTGTCCGGGCcgcaacttctttttttttttttttttttttttttttttttaaccctatcCCCCTCTTTTTGCTAATCTTTAGTCCTTCTCCATTCGCCCCCCTCCCGGCCCGCCCAAATCTTCCGTACCCATGCAGAGCCGCCAGCGCGGCCGGGGCGGACCCTCAGGCACCCCGAACCCTCGGGACGGGACGAGGCGAGCACTACCCCCCCCGCCGCAGTGCCGAGGTGCGGAGCCCCGACACTCCCGGCGGAGCGGCGTGctccggggagccccgggggccggcgggcaAGGAGGGGGcggcccgctccccgcccccgggggcgcggcgctccccggcccctccggcggggctggctgcggggctggctgcggggcggcgctgccggcgcTCAGCccggctgagaaagttgggggcgggcgggcgagcggacgggcctcccccgccccgcggcggccgccccggggcAGCACGGCCGGGCTCCGCGCAGAGACCCGCGGCGGGCCGCGAGCAACAGGAGCCGGCGGGCAAAGCGGCGGCggcctcccgccggcggggcggggcggggccgggcggggcggggtcggcggcggagcccccccgccccgccccgctccgctccttccctcccctcccctcccctgctgccgccgccgccgccccccgccccgcggccgccgctcccccgcgccCCGTTCCCCCTCGGAGTTGGGTTCCAGAGGGCGgtcgggggcggggcggggggcggggcgccgccggcggggcgcgCCAATggtgggcggcggcggcggcggtcgCCAGGGGCGCCCGCGTCCGTCAGGGCGCGGTGAGCCAATGGTgtgcggcggcggggcggggcggccgcgcgtGCCTTCGCAGTGGGCCCCGCCgcgcgggccgggggggcgcgggcgccGCGCGGCGCCCGAGGCGAAAAAGTAGCTGTCAAATGCGCGGCGCCTTTAACCGGCGCGATCAGTGCGGCTCGGCGAGTCATGGCGACCGCAGCCTCCAACCACTACAGCCTGCTCGCCTCCGGCTCCCCCATGGTGCACGCCGAGCCGCCCGGCGGCATGCAGCCCGGCGGCGGCTACCGCGACGCCGGCGCCCTGGTGCAGGCGGACTACGCGCTGCAGAGCAACGGGCACCCGCTGAGCCACGCTCACCAGTGGATCGCGGCGCTGTCCcacggcggccccggcggcggcggcggcggcggcggcggcggcgggggcggcggcggcggcggcgaggcgcCCTGGTCGGCGGGCGCGCTGGGCCAGCCCGACATCAAGCCGGCGGTGGTGcaggcgggcgggcgcggcgacgagctgccgccgccgccgccgccgccgccgccgcagcacccgccgccggggcgggcgccGCACCTGGTGCaccacggcggcggcggcgggcaccacgcggcggcggcggcggcggcggcggcggcggcggcgtggcgggcgggcggcgcggcgcacCTGCCGCCCGGCATGGCCGCGGCCAACGGCGCGCAGGCGGGGCTGCTCTACTCCCAGCCGCCCGGCTTCACCGTCAACGGGATGCTGGGCGCCGCGCAGCCGGCGCTGCACCACCACGGCCTGCGCGACGCCCacgaggagccgccgccggggccgcccgggccGCCGCACCACGGCCCCGagcacccgccgccgccccacggcccccaccccggggcggccgggccggcgccccccgccgccgccgccgccgcgccccccgggccgccgccgcacCACGACCCGCACTCGGACGAGGACACGCCGACCTCGGACGACCTGGAGCAGTTCGCCAAGCAGTTCAAGCAGCGGCGCATCAAACTGGGATTTACCCAAGCGGACGTGGGGCTGGCGCTGGGCACCCTCTACGGCAACGTCTTCTCGCAGACCACCATCTGCCGCTTCGAGGCCCTGCAGCTCAGCTTCAAGAACATGTGCAAGCTGAAGCCTTTGTTGAACAAGTGGTTGGAGGAGGCGGACTCCTCCTCGGGCAGCCCCACCAGCATAGACAAGATCGCGGCGCAGGGCCGCAAGCGGAAAAAGCGCACCTCCATCGAGGTGAGCGTCAAGGGCGCGCTGGAGAGCCACTTCCTCAAGTGCCCCAAGCCCTCCGCCCAGGAGATCACCTCGCTCGCGGACAGCCTacagctggagaaggaggtgGTGAGAGTGTGGTTTTGTAACAGGAGACAGAAAGAGAAGCGCATGACTCCCCCGGGAGGGACGCTGCCGGGCGCCGAGGACGTGTACGGGGCCAGCAGGGACACGCCGCCGCACCACGGGGTGCAGACCCCCGTGCAGTGAACTCGCGGCGGGGGCGCCcggcccctcctcctcctcctcctcctcctcctcctcctcctccttctcctcctcctcctcctcctcctctccttcccccaacTTTTGAttgtcctcctttttttcttttttgtttttctttttttttatttttctcctatctttaaaaaaagacaaaaaaacaaaaaacaaaaaaacgcgcaaaaaaaaaaaaaagaaaacaaaacaaaaagcgaGCGAGCGAGAGGGCGAGCGCGAAtcacagcagacagacagacaaagcACCTGCACCGGACTGTCCCTTAGACGGTAGCAGGTGCGATGCTGTATTTTGACCTTTACAGGCGAGTGCCCCTGCACCGGAGTGGAGTGAGTACGGcgcgcaggcaggcaggcaggcaggcaccgGCAGGGCAGGCGCAGGGCGAAGCGGTTCGCACAAAACTCCCTTCCTCGCTGGCGAAAAAATACGGCGCTgcccggccggggagggggcgggaggggaggtggggggaggtgggggggccGCAGCCACTTCGGGTCCCCtccgcagccccctcccgccaCACAAAGGCAGATTGCATTGTGGAATGTCGCTCGGTGTTGGCACATgctgctgtgtttattttctgtggatCCCCTGTaggaatatatgaaaaaaaaaaagaaaaaaaaaaaaaagaagagaaaggaaaagctatCCCTTTTGATGTAGACAGTATTTAACCGTACCAATTTGCACTGCAAGAAAATCGAAGTTTACAtaaacaaattcttttttttttttttccccccttcctttccGACCTTAATTTTGCAAATGACTTGCATTTTCCACGGTGAGCGTTAGTCAACCAGTGACCGGTCTACAATATGTTACTGTGTTTTAGCCTTTGCTTTATGTGTATATGTGAACTTTTGTTATAAACGAGTCTTCTTAAATATGTGTAACgcttattttctccttttaccGTAGCAAAAAGGATGCGTAtatctgtatgtatgtatacatatgcatGCGTGCATAGacgtacatatatacacatatatataatctctatatatacacatatatgtgcacCACCAGTTTCCATTCTCCAGAGACGTGACTCTCGTAATTGCTTAATATATGCCTTCAACGGCAAGAGTCGAGTTTGGAGAAGGGAGAATAATGCAAATCGACAAAGTAAACTTCATTTTCAGGCAGTGTGTCCGGGGGCCGAGGCGCAGccagagggggaggaaaaaaatatgtgcagCCCTTCCAGATTGTGTCAGTGCGGGCGAGCAAGGCCCGGTGTGGGAAAGGCGGAGACGAAACAACAGTTTTCCCGGAGAAAGTGGCACTTCCTTGAGAGGGAAAGGGGATTATTTAGCttcacccacccccccacaccccccccagcccccttcccttcccctcccccctcccgaGGCTCCCCGTGCGTGCCTTTGGCATCCCCGGTCCCACTGCCCGGGCAGCCCGTGCCGATGTCAGCCCCCAAAACTTTATTTCATTGAGCAGTTTCGCGTCAAGGCAGAGCTAGGGAGAgcccgaggagctgctgggcccgaggggggggggggagtgccCGGGCGCCTACACCTGCGTGTAAGCCCACGCTGCCCCCTCCTCTCCGTAGAGACCGTGTGCGTTTGTTTTTCGCTTTTACTTTtcgtatttattatttttttatttgtatctAACCCCCCCTCGCCCTCCACCCCTTTGGTCAGACTGCGGTATAATTTACTGAAGGAAAGGACCAGTTTTAACTTGGGCAGCCTTCTGTCTTTCACTGGGGAATGAaatgaagtgggaaaaaaaaatgccatttttcaatccgtctttttcccccttttgttaATAGTTTTAAAGTGCATTTCGTGACATTATCTTGATGGGAAACggttaactttaaaaaaaaaaaaaaaaaaaagagaaaaacccacggggacaaaaaaaaaggaaaaaaaaaaagcaaaacaaaaagctctAAAGGGAAGCAGAGGAGCGGGACCTCGGAGCAGCGCATGTATGTGCGTGTGTCTGCGTGCGTGTGTTTGTGTACTTATGCACACACACAGCTATGCATATACATTAGAGGAACTTTAAACTATGATAGTTATAAATTCATAAAGGGATCATCTAGTCAGCACAAACGGGTGCTATAGACAAAGCATTTTTATAATCTAAAAGTTTACTTAGTTGAGTGTTGGACAATTATGGAGAAAAAACAGTGAAGCATTCTCTCGCAGAACTCTCCTATAAATATTGCATTCAGTAGCTAAGGCTTTAGAGTATGTTTCTCATTGTCTTTTAAAGCGCCTGTGACattgggttttctttccttctttctttctctctccctttctttctttctctttcttcttggtAAGACAGATGATGATTTCTAAGAGGCACATGCATTAGCCTTTTTCCTAGTTTTCCAACAATTGTTACAAAGATACGGGCACcaagcttttctcttttctttttttttttttttttttttttttgatgtattGAGCTGCTTGTTATTTAAAGTGTTGAGGACTAGCGCCTAGCGAAGTGAATCAGATCAGGGCAGATCCAGTGGTAAAGGGAGGAAATGAACTTTCAGACACTTATTAATACGTGCGTAAGGTCAGAAAACGGAGTCGAGAGGATGTTTGAGAAAAGCCTCAAACTCCAAACAggtttactaaaaaaaaaaaaaaaaaagttaccacgCAAACCTTACCACTATGTATATATGTTTAATATTTGTcctttgaaatgcagaaatagtttcaatgttttctttgtctatttttctttttttttttttttttttttaaatgctaccCAGGGAAATATTTTCATATCATTTTTAAGTGGCCTGCCTCaatgtatatttatttcttttaaagcaaacagGTTCTGGaaactgtttttctgtagctTTAAATGAGTAGGTGAACAAAATCTATAtgggatgtaattttttttttttttttggttcagtctctttaaaaatactttgttttggtACATTTGGATGTGcttgtggggaaaaataaaaacgCAGAGATCCTTATATATTTAtgttaaagtaatattttattatcTACATAAAACAGAAATGCACAATACCTTCATAGTTTGTTCTAATTAttgaaatatctttattttatttttaaagatagcaCAGATTTGCATAGTTCTTGAGATTTGGAGGGAGAACACCCCAGTACTTATACTGAGTTGAGTTCTGTGTAAAAGCACCGCCATTCCTTTATATTTCATTGAAATTTTGGAATAAATTTGATGCCTATACCGAGAGGTTCCACGCTCATAACTTCCAGGGTCTTGAAGGGGAGCCTCAGGAGCTGTGTTCATTGTGTCTCTCCGCAGATGAACCGCAGCCGTGTGTTTTGAAGCATTGATTTCTGTGCGGGTAGGGGGGTCCTGCTTTTGATACTGGTGGGGAGATCTGCTCCTCAAGTTAGTTGCATGTTCTGGTGGAAGGCATGGGGGAGAGGAGACTCTCCCGCTCCTCGTTCCCTTTTGATAATTTAAGGTCtgactccttaaaaaaaaaaaaaaaaaaaaaaaaaaaaaggaaaacaaaaaggccGGGCTTAATTATGGGGAGTACTGTTAAAAACAGGGAGGAAGGATCCGGCTGCTCCGCGGGGTGCGCACCCCTGGGGCAggcgggggctccccgggccgggccgggccccgggcccGTGGCGGAGGCTCCCaaccggcagggccggggctttCGCGTTGGGCGTCTGCGGCTCCGTGTGTGGAAGGACCCGGTCGGTTTTACCCAGAGGGTCCCGGCTGGGGATCAGCGGGGCTGGCGCGCTGGCGAGCGACATCAGCCTGAGCGGTGCTCGCAGATGTGGCGGTGTGCTCGAGTCCTTTCCGGCTGGCTCCGTTTCCTAAGTGCAATGTCCtgctctctccccccacccccccaccccccacctcctccttcaCCATAGTTTCTAGGCTTATTAGATTTAATCATCTTTTCTAACGCCTAGTCAATATTACACTCATCCCGAACAGATTCAGCTAAATGATCTTATCAATAGTTTCGAAGAGAAGTGACAGAAAGAAGAAGTGTTTTGTGACCGCAGACGTGCTGACGGGTAAAATGTTGAAGCCGGGTATGGATTTAAAAGTCCTTGGTCAATAGCCCGCGGAGCCGGCTGCGGAAAGCGGGCAGCCTCTGCCCTCTGCAGGACACTCGGGTGGGCGCCGGGGGGATATCGCGCCTTTGGCGACAGGGCCCTGCTATCGGCGAGCGCTCCCGTTGTCGGGTGGACAGGAGGTGACTCGGGTGGCTGGTGCCTTGCTCGGCGGCGGGGCAGGCCCGGCGCCGCGGGGATGGCCGCCGGGAGCCGGTGGCGGGGCGGCGCTCCCCGCCGCTGCTCGGGGCTGGGCCGCCCGCTGCGGAGGCCCCCGAGGCTGCTCCTCCGGGGCTCTTCGCCCGGCGAGAGGCTGACCGGAGGGGAGACACTTTGCTCGTTCTCCCCGGTCGGTGGCGGGGACACCGGCCGGCCGGGGGGTCggtttccctctttccttctatctcttttttaagagaaagaggaggggggaaaggagcGTCCGTAGGGTGCGCTTTCTGCAGGTGGATGTCGGGGTGCGCGGCAACTCCCTGGGCTCCCCCATCCTCATTCCCAGCAGGGACTCCCTGTCGTAGATGTCAACAACAAAAGCCCTATTTCCTCGGCTCGGTCTCTCTGATGGAGGCCGAAACTGGAAGGCGGGAGGAGACTGCGTATCCTGGAGCCCTTGAGTCGTGATTGcttccccccgtgtccccagctcCGCGGGGTCGAGaggcccgggcagcccccgccgccgcccagccccgccagctCTCCCGAGGGCGGGCAAGGGCCGCCGGGGCTCGGACAGAGAGGACGGGGGAAAGGGGAAATAATCCGGCAAAACCCGCAGGCTACTGGGCAGGCCGGGGTGCAGGACCTCGCCGTGTGATGTTCTTGGGCAGGGCAACTTGCGAGAGCCCCGACGGGGGCAAATGCCCGCTCGTCCGCTGCTCCGCCCCGTcgtctctctccctctccctctccctcggGTGTTGTTGGCGGGAGatcggggctccccccgccgtgACCCCCTCTCCGCTGCCCGCTCCCTCGGGCGGGGGTACGGCGGGACGGGCCCAGCTGCCTGCGCCTTCCCGgcctcctgccccccccgcctCGGCCCCGACCCCCAGCGTGagcccagccccccctccccccccccatccttctcccccccccccccctcctcaggCTGCTACGCCGGAGGAAACCGCCCTCCCCCGGCTGCCTGACCCTGTccgccggggcggccccgggccccgaaGCTGTCCCGAGCCGCGTTGTTGAGGGTTTGATGGCTCTTTGTTCCGGTGCCGTCGGTGCGGGGTTTCTCCGGTGCGGGAGGAAGAGGCCGGGGTGACCCCACCCGGGCAGGGGGACGACGGCCCCCGGTGGGCGCTGGgccccggcggcagcggggagAGCGGCtaccggcgggcgggcggcctgGAGCTTAGTCCGGCTTAAACCTCTGGGTTTAAAGCCACGAGAAAGGTCGCGtagattggggggggggtgtcccccagccCGAGTCGGGCAGCTCCttgcggggccggggggtggcaGCTGGGGAGAAAGTGTCCGCGGCTTCTCGGCGGGCGGACAGGGCAGCGCCGGCCTTCTGCCGCCTCCAAAACGGAGGCTGGGCGTTGTGGTCCCTCTTGGAAAACATGGCTCCGCCGCTTGCTCTGCTCCTGCGGGGGCTATCCATTTTATCCGTATTTCGGAAGGGACGGGGGTCTGGGCTGCCGCTCTGGCTTTTACCTCgagaaggaaaagatttttaaaaaacgcgatttttttttcagagttgcGTGCTCTGTTGGTACTTTGCGCTCGGGGCATGGCCAGGTTGTCGTCGGGGATGGAGGAAGATGCTCCGGAGAGGGCAAGTTTCACCCTGGCTCGGCCGGGCGGTCGGGGCACATGGAGGAGCGGGTACTTTTCCGGGGGAAATTAGTTAGAGCAAAACCAAAGCGCGCTTTAACaggaacagcaaaacaaaaagcacGAGCTCCTTCTCAGACCCAACTTCTCATCAAATTATAAAACAAACAAGTGGGCTGATTTCGGCAGGCGAGTCTGAGCCGCAGCGCGTGGATTTCCACGCCGCACCCGGCCTCAGCCCGTGGCCTGACCCCACGCTGCAGGTCTCTTTCCTCGAACCGCAAATCCCTCCCTGAAAAGTCCGTGTCGATACCTCCGAAAGTCGGCCAAGCGTTCCGGGTGTGCCGGGGATTCACAGGGCCAGGGAGGCCGCCTGTGCCGGCGCggagccccttcccctcccctccaccgGCGCCGCAAGGCCCGGACCCCCCCGCGGGGCGCCGCGGTGTGTTCCTGCCCGCCCGTCGGCGGGCGAGGGATGCGCCGAGGGCAGCGGCCGAAACTCTTTGCCGGTGCTGCCGggaggcgcggcggggcggcggcgggcgctgctcCCTTGCCCGGAGGGGCGGGCGGCTGGGACCGGGGGCTCCGGATCCCTTCGCCCCGGGGAAAGGGGCGAGTTTGGCGGGTGTCCGGCTGGCCCCGTCCGCGCACAGGGTCGGTGCTCGGGCCGGGGCAGAGCCGCAGCctggccggggcgggcgggctgccTCCCCCCCGCGGGGGGTGCAGGGcgtggggggcggcggggccggcccgggggaccccacggcggggccggggcggtaCGGGCTGGCCCGAGCAGCcgccggggaggggaggcggccccggccccggcgccgggcTCCGGCTCCGGCACGGCTGAGGCTCTCCCGGCGGCCCCGCAACGTCCAGCCCAGGACGGGCTCAGCTGTGCCGCTCCGTGTACCCCCGGGCATGTCCGCACAGATGTCACttttaaaaaggattaaaaagagAGTAGGCCGGTA
Coding sequences within:
- the POU3F2 gene encoding POU domain, class 3, transcription factor 2; this encodes MATAASNHYSLLASGSPMVHAEPPGGMQPGGGYRDAGALVQADYALQSNGHPLSHAHQWIAALSHGGPGGGGGGGGGGGGGGGGGEAPWSAGALGQPDIKPAVVQAGGRGDELPPPPPPPPPQHPPPGRAPHLVHHGGGGGHHAAAAAAAAAAAAWRAGGAAHLPPGMAAANGAQAGLLYSQPPGFTVNGMLGAAQPALHHHGLRDAHEEPPPGPPGPPHHGPEHPPPPHGPHPGAAGPAPPAAAAAAPPGPPPHHDPHSDEDTPTSDDLEQFAKQFKQRRIKLGFTQADVGLALGTLYGNVFSQTTICRFEALQLSFKNMCKLKPLLNKWLEEADSSSGSPTSIDKIAAQGRKRKKRTSIEVSVKGALESHFLKCPKPSAQEITSLADSLQLEKEVVRVWFCNRRQKEKRMTPPGGTLPGAEDVYGASRDTPPHHGVQTPVQ